A segment of the Parasphingopyxis algicola genome:
TATCCCACAATGACGTTGGACGATATCCGAAAACTGCCGGTGGCGGATATCGCCGATGAGCCATCTCATCTTTATCTGTGGGTACCTAATGCCCTGCTCCCAGACGGCCTATCGGTAATGGAAGCATGGGGCTTTCGCTATGTCTCGAATATAATCTGGCACAAGATCCGAAAGGATGGCGGTTCGGACGGGCGTGGCGTTGGCTTCTATTTTCGCAACGTCACGGAGATCTTGCTTTTCGGTGTGCGTGGAAAGAACGCCCGAACGCTCGCTCCTGGCAGACGTCAGGTGAACATGATCCAATCGCGAAAGCGGGAGCATAGCCGTAAACCCGACGAACAATATCAAGTAATCGAAGACTGTTCCTGGGGACCGCGGCTTGAGATGTTCAGCAGAGGCAAGCGGCGCGGCTGGACCGCCTGGGGTAATCAGGCAGATGATGCATACGAGCCTACTTGGGATACATATAATTATAACAGTGCCGTTGCGGCGGAATAGCAGTCAGATATCAGCCACATAAAGCGCTGGCCGAATAGCAAACGTCAGAACAGGGCAACCGCCCCCACCGCCGCCTTCCAATCGCGGCCAGAGCTTTTCATGATGCGTTGTCGACGCACCATATGATGCGCCTTTGCCCAAGTCCTTGAAGATTGCCTGAAGTTCGGTTGAGCGCGTGACAATTATTCCAACGTCCATAACGCGCAAGTCAAAAAGCAAACGGAAGTTGTTGAGATCGCGATCATAGAACGGATCCTTGTTGTTCCACTCAACTTCAATGCCCACCCGCCCCTTAAAACAATCCACACTGTGGGTCGGGCTCTCATATTCAACATCATCGACAGTTATCGCCGTATCGAAATTTTTCTCGGTCCAACCGCGCCGGTAAAATTCGCTGTCGATACGCCTCGCGATCGGAGATTTGGCGCCACCCTTTGTCAAAATTTCTGATTTGAAAAGACGAAAATCGCGCAAAACCGCGACCACTTCCGCCCACTCGGCGGCGCAAGCTGTTTGCAATATTCCGGCCGCGTTCCGCCATTCCTTGACGTAATACATTTCGCGCAAATCAGCCGGGACAAGATGGTCAGTTGGCATGACGACATGCTTACGGACCGACAAAATGCTTGGCAACGTACCGCATCTTAAAGCAAATCCGGCCGACAGAAATAGTCGCCCCATGATTTCGGCTACAAGGTGCTGTCCTACAGCCCGTCCCTTGCAGTATTATTGCGAGACGATG
Coding sequences within it:
- a CDS encoding MT-A70 family methyltransferase translates to MFSSDNPALEASVDLIATARGRKFATILADPPWQFQNRTGKVAPEHKRLARYPTMTLDDIRKLPVADIADEPSHLYLWVPNALLPDGLSVMEAWGFRYVSNIIWHKIRKDGGSDGRGVGFYFRNVTEILLFGVRGKNARTLAPGRRQVNMIQSRKREHSRKPDEQYQVIEDCSWGPRLEMFSRGKRRGWTAWGNQADDAYEPTWDTYNYNSAVAAE
- a CDS encoding BglII/BstYI family type II restriction endonuclease, translating into MPTDHLVPADLREMYYVKEWRNAAGILQTACAAEWAEVVAVLRDFRLFKSEILTKGGAKSPIARRIDSEFYRRGWTEKNFDTAITVDDVEYESPTHSVDCFKGRVGIEVEWNNKDPFYDRDLNNFRLLFDLRVMDVGIIVTRSTELQAIFKDLGKGASYGASTTHHEKLWPRLEGGGGGGCPVLTFAIRPALYVADI